In Persicimonas caeni, a single window of DNA contains:
- a CDS encoding acyl-CoA dehydrogenase family protein codes for MNKENPESNITKVVTEAQPDAVQPGQAEGRNDLKAWEASQPDNAFTSDTHFKRLVPLYATTESAEDLTEELTKFGAEVAGPVDKLVRRNNLNENLPRLDRYSGIGERSEQIEHHPTYHEAGAYMYGGGMMAAYAHHPNATGVLSRFYISSYNGEAGHNCPAACTAGVIRVLQELAPDDIREKYLPGFLDRDYAKHLEGAQFLTEVQGGSDVGRNASRAVEQPDGSYRIYGEKWFCSNIDADIFLMTARFEDANGKPKQEGTRGLGLFFVPRQLEDGSVNHFTVRRLKDKIGTRSMASGECDFRGAVAYHMGAPKDGFKNMMRLVINTSRLFNAAACMGIARRAYVTAQTYAEHRVAFDQPIINYPLVQETLANVKAEIDACMSGTMHLAWLQDKLDKGEATDVEKGFFRMALNLNKVRTAKSARYAAVDGIEILGGNGAIETFSVLPRMLRDSIVTENWEGTHNTLQMQVMRDMQKYGVHEGFFSHLNALLDECDEADSERVAAVKAGLGESMKALGKIAQMDMGPATLAMRPQMDKLAWLFYATVRLWERAELGVEGDVDTASVDQFIANRVTGEVDYVDEGVLARLNKVARSL; via the coding sequence ATGAACAAGGAAAACCCAGAGTCGAATATCACTAAGGTGGTCACCGAGGCGCAGCCCGATGCCGTGCAGCCGGGGCAGGCGGAGGGCCGCAACGACCTGAAGGCGTGGGAAGCCTCGCAGCCGGACAACGCGTTCACCTCGGACACCCACTTCAAGCGACTGGTTCCGCTGTACGCGACCACCGAGTCGGCCGAAGATCTGACCGAAGAGCTCACCAAATTTGGCGCCGAGGTCGCCGGCCCGGTCGACAAGCTGGTGCGGCGCAACAACCTCAACGAGAACCTGCCGCGCCTGGACCGCTACAGCGGCATCGGCGAGCGCAGCGAGCAGATCGAGCACCACCCGACCTATCACGAGGCGGGCGCCTACATGTACGGCGGCGGCATGATGGCCGCGTACGCGCACCACCCGAACGCTACGGGCGTGCTGTCGCGCTTCTACATCTCGAGCTACAACGGCGAAGCGGGCCACAACTGCCCGGCCGCGTGCACCGCGGGCGTCATTCGCGTGCTCCAAGAACTCGCCCCGGACGATATCCGCGAGAAGTACCTACCGGGCTTCCTCGACCGCGACTACGCCAAGCACCTCGAGGGCGCGCAGTTTCTGACGGAAGTGCAGGGCGGAAGCGACGTGGGCCGGAACGCCTCGCGCGCCGTCGAGCAGCCCGACGGCTCGTACCGGATTTATGGCGAAAAGTGGTTCTGCTCGAATATCGACGCCGACATCTTCTTGATGACCGCGCGGTTCGAGGACGCCAACGGCAAGCCCAAGCAAGAGGGCACCCGCGGCCTGGGCCTCTTCTTCGTGCCGCGCCAGCTCGAGGACGGCAGCGTCAACCACTTCACGGTGCGCCGCCTCAAAGACAAGATCGGCACGCGCTCGATGGCCTCGGGCGAGTGCGACTTCCGCGGCGCGGTCGCCTATCACATGGGCGCGCCGAAAGACGGCTTCAAGAACATGATGCGCCTGGTCATCAACACCAGCCGCCTGTTCAACGCGGCGGCCTGCATGGGCATCGCGCGTCGGGCCTATGTGACCGCGCAGACCTACGCGGAGCACCGCGTGGCCTTCGACCAGCCGATCATCAACTACCCGCTCGTCCAAGAGACCTTGGCGAACGTCAAAGCCGAGATCGACGCGTGCATGTCCGGCACGATGCACCTTGCCTGGCTGCAGGACAAGCTGGACAAGGGCGAGGCGACGGACGTCGAGAAGGGCTTCTTCCGCATGGCCCTGAACCTCAACAAGGTGCGCACCGCCAAGTCGGCGCGCTACGCCGCCGTCGACGGCATCGAGATCTTGGGCGGCAACGGCGCCATCGAGACCTTCTCGGTCCTGCCGCGTATGCTGCGTGACTCCATCGTCACCGAGAACTGGGAGGGCACCCACAACACCCTGCAGATGCAGGTGATGCGCGACATGCAAAAGTACGGCGTGCACGAGGGCTTCTTCAGCCACCTCAACGCCCTGCTCGACGAGTGTGACGAGGCTGATTCGGAGCGCGTCGCGGCGGTCAAAGCCGGCCTCGGCGAGTCGATGAAAGCTTTGGGCAAGATCGCCCAGATGGACATGGGCCCGGCGACGCTCGCCATGCGCCCGCAGATGGACAAGTTGGCGTGGCTCTTCTACGCGACGGTCCGCCTGTGGGAGCGCGCCGAGTTGGGCGTCGAAGGCGACGTCGATACGGCGTCGGTGGACCAGTTCATTGCGAACCGGGTGACCGGCGAGGTCGACTATGTCGACGAGGGTGTGTTGGCGCGGCTGAATAAGGTTGCGCGCAGCCTTTGA
- the lpdA gene encoding dihydrolipoyl dehydrogenase — protein MYDLVVIGSGPGGYIAAIRAAQLGMNVACVEKYDSYGGTCLNVGCIPSKALLDSSERFAEVNHALADHGINVGEVELDLDKMQARRRKVVEDSANGVNFLFGKNKIDGIHGFATIKDKNTVEVDLNDGDTKTLETKKILIATGSKPSQLPGIEFDDEHILDSTWALELDEVPEHLIVIGAGVIGLEMGSIWSRLGAKVTVIEYLPQILGGRADKEVMKKGKRIFEKQGLEFVMNAMVTGAEVKDGQVEVSYQPRDDEEKTETLTGDKLLVAVGRSPYTEGLGLENIGLETDDRGFIHVDGNYETSVEGVYAIGDVIPGPMLAHLAEHEGVVAVERMNGMGSHVLYEAVPDVVYTHPEIASVGKTAAQLDEEGVEYKTGKFMFRANGRARAINDTDGFVKVLADAKTDRILGAHILGPQAGDLIAELAVAMEFWGSSEDVARSSHAHPSLAEVVKEACLAVEGRALNS, from the coding sequence ATGTACGATCTAGTAGTCATTGGTTCGGGCCCCGGCGGCTATATCGCCGCCATTCGTGCTGCTCAACTCGGCATGAACGTGGCCTGCGTGGAGAAGTACGACAGCTACGGCGGCACCTGCCTCAACGTCGGGTGCATCCCGTCGAAGGCGCTGCTCGACTCGAGCGAAAGGTTCGCCGAGGTCAACCACGCGCTTGCCGACCACGGCATCAACGTGGGCGAGGTCGAGCTCGACCTCGACAAGATGCAGGCGCGCCGCCGCAAGGTCGTCGAGGACTCGGCCAACGGCGTCAACTTCCTGTTCGGCAAGAACAAGATCGACGGCATCCACGGGTTCGCGACCATCAAGGACAAGAATACCGTCGAGGTCGATCTCAACGACGGCGACACCAAGACGCTCGAGACCAAGAAGATCTTGATCGCCACCGGCTCGAAGCCCTCGCAGCTTCCCGGCATCGAGTTCGACGACGAGCATATCCTCGATTCGACCTGGGCCCTCGAGCTCGACGAAGTCCCCGAGCACCTCATTGTGATCGGTGCCGGCGTCATCGGACTCGAGATGGGCTCCATCTGGTCGCGCCTGGGCGCCAAAGTCACCGTCATCGAGTACCTCCCCCAGATTCTGGGCGGTCGTGCCGACAAAGAGGTGATGAAGAAAGGCAAGCGCATCTTCGAAAAGCAGGGCCTCGAGTTCGTCATGAACGCGATGGTCACCGGCGCCGAGGTCAAAGACGGCCAGGTCGAGGTGAGCTACCAGCCGCGCGACGACGAAGAGAAGACCGAGACGCTCACCGGCGACAAGCTTCTGGTCGCCGTGGGTCGCTCGCCGTACACCGAAGGTCTGGGCCTGGAGAATATCGGGCTGGAGACCGACGATCGCGGCTTCATCCACGTCGACGGCAACTACGAGACGAGCGTCGAGGGCGTCTACGCCATCGGCGACGTCATCCCCGGCCCCATGCTCGCCCACCTGGCCGAGCACGAGGGCGTGGTCGCCGTCGAGCGCATGAACGGCATGGGCTCGCACGTGCTCTACGAAGCGGTGCCCGACGTGGTCTACACCCACCCCGAGATCGCCAGCGTCGGCAAGACCGCCGCACAGCTCGACGAAGAGGGCGTGGAGTACAAGACCGGCAAGTTCATGTTCCGCGCCAACGGTCGCGCCCGCGCCATCAACGACACCGACGGGTTCGTCAAAGTCCTGGCCGACGCCAAGACCGACCGCATCCTCGGCGCCCATATCCTGGGCCCGCAGGCCGGCGACCTGATCGCCGAATTGGCCGTCGCGATGGAATTCTGGGGAAGCTCGGAAGACGTCGCGCGCAGCTCGCACGCACACCCGAGCTTGGCCGAGGTGGTCAAAGAGGCTTGTTTGGCCGTCGAGGGTCGGGCGCTCAACTCTTAA
- a CDS encoding class I SAM-dependent rRNA methyltransferase: MNLTFKVPVEHHPKTLSQLLRRAWLDATEEQLAKAFADGNVRINERLSKNPDKVPSPDEEVTAAVGAGEEPFGLPEAAELARGEGWVVVEKPVGMPGTLDRDDPMNSVLFLADTLGLDRDTFTPVWEMPAEGGGPWLFGDDPQNADELLEAWASGELMITWVVLTPTPGRAQGRIEAAHGIPIDYSATQIREGIAELQLTPMPQQAEFEDAPDPVELVLDALAKAQIPVLGDAQRGGYMIDGGLRLRVTALYQAGSDLAHSWNPDEDWWPTDPVVELPEEEEEEIPRKKSKRRKEEIEELLVSAKTIEVLTRHGHPWVLADRQTGSRGHLAPGSVVQLVGTDGATGPTALVEGTGKLAARVWSSDREAAEYFADEVDMRVDEAFTRRADLLGQTQKTDLFRLIHSEADGLPGLQLDRVGPLLRATLVGATAFGFRERVYQNILDFDPEMMILEVEHLRDIRTEEMPEARVVAKGASYVRPGERVVGVEDGLKYWCEPWEGIDVGFFADQRENRRRLRQMAEEGQKWLNLFCHTGAFTVALCSEGCEVVSNDLSQRYLTWLEENLDLNGLPQSLNRSVADDARAYLKRSDETFDGIIVDPPTAAAGSEGFWSVKKDYEDLLVDCFELLADNGVMLVCRNEKRASDPLEKLVRRAAKRAGRKVTSVEDAPPAPDYPTMEGFPEGDSFEGLWVRV; this comes from the coding sequence ATGAACCTCACCTTCAAAGTCCCCGTCGAGCATCACCCCAAGACTCTCTCGCAGCTTCTGCGCCGCGCGTGGCTCGACGCCACCGAGGAGCAGCTCGCCAAGGCGTTCGCCGACGGCAACGTGCGCATCAACGAGCGGCTGTCGAAGAACCCAGACAAGGTGCCCTCGCCCGACGAGGAGGTCACCGCCGCGGTCGGCGCCGGCGAGGAGCCGTTCGGGCTTCCCGAAGCGGCCGAGCTCGCCCGCGGCGAGGGCTGGGTGGTGGTGGAGAAGCCAGTCGGCATGCCCGGAACGCTCGATCGCGACGACCCGATGAACTCGGTCTTGTTTTTGGCCGACACGCTCGGGCTCGACCGCGACACATTTACGCCGGTGTGGGAGATGCCCGCCGAGGGAGGCGGGCCGTGGCTCTTTGGCGATGATCCACAGAATGCCGACGAGCTTTTGGAGGCGTGGGCCTCCGGCGAGCTCATGATCACCTGGGTGGTGCTCACGCCGACGCCGGGGCGCGCCCAGGGGCGCATCGAGGCGGCGCACGGCATACCGATCGACTACAGCGCCACCCAGATCCGCGAGGGCATCGCCGAGCTTCAGCTCACCCCGATGCCCCAGCAGGCGGAGTTCGAGGATGCGCCCGACCCGGTCGAGCTTGTGCTCGACGCGCTCGCCAAGGCGCAAATCCCGGTGCTCGGCGACGCGCAGCGCGGCGGCTATATGATCGACGGCGGACTTCGCCTACGCGTGACGGCGCTGTACCAGGCGGGCAGCGACCTCGCTCATAGCTGGAACCCCGACGAGGATTGGTGGCCCACCGACCCGGTGGTCGAGCTTCCCGAAGAAGAGGAAGAAGAGATCCCGCGCAAAAAGAGCAAGCGCCGCAAAGAAGAGATTGAAGAGCTTCTGGTCTCGGCCAAGACCATCGAGGTGCTCACCCGCCACGGCCACCCGTGGGTGCTCGCCGACCGCCAGACCGGCAGCCGCGGGCACCTGGCGCCCGGCAGCGTCGTCCAGCTCGTGGGCACCGACGGGGCGACCGGTCCGACTGCGCTCGTCGAAGGCACCGGCAAGCTCGCCGCGCGGGTGTGGAGCAGCGATCGCGAGGCGGCCGAATACTTCGCCGACGAGGTCGACATGCGCGTCGACGAGGCGTTTACCCGCCGCGCCGACCTGCTCGGCCAGACTCAGAAGACCGACCTCTTCCGGCTCATCCACAGCGAAGCCGACGGCCTGCCGGGCCTGCAGCTCGACCGCGTCGGCCCGCTGCTCCGGGCGACGCTGGTGGGCGCGACCGCCTTCGGCTTCCGCGAGCGCGTCTACCAGAATATCCTCGATTTCGACCCCGAGATGATGATTCTGGAGGTCGAGCACCTGCGCGATATCCGCACCGAGGAGATGCCCGAGGCGCGCGTGGTCGCCAAAGGCGCGTCCTACGTGCGCCCCGGCGAGCGCGTCGTGGGCGTCGAGGACGGTCTGAAATATTGGTGTGAGCCGTGGGAGGGGATCGACGTCGGGTTCTTCGCCGACCAGCGCGAAAACCGCCGCCGGCTCCGCCAGATGGCCGAAGAGGGCCAAAAGTGGCTCAACTTATTCTGTCACACCGGCGCGTTCACCGTGGCGCTCTGCTCGGAGGGCTGCGAGGTCGTCAGCAACGACCTGTCACAGCGCTATCTGACCTGGCTCGAGGAAAACCTCGACCTCAACGGGCTGCCGCAGTCGCTCAACCGCTCGGTCGCCGACGACGCGCGCGCTTATCTCAAGCGCTCGGACGAGACCTTCGACGGTATCATCGTCGATCCGCCCACGGCCGCCGCCGGCTCGGAGGGATTCTGGTCGGTCAAAAAGGACTACGAGGACCTGCTCGTCGACTGCTTCGAGCTGCTCGCCGACAACGGCGTGATGCTGGTGTGCCGCAACGAAAAGCGCGCCTCCGACCCGCTCGAAAAGCTCGTGCGCCGCGCCGCCAAGCGCGCCGGACGCAAGGTTACGAGCGTCGAAGACGCGCCGCCCGCGCCCGATTACCCGACGATGGAGGGTTTCCCGGAAGGAGATTCGTTCGAGGGTTTGTGGGTTCGAGTTTGA
- a CDS encoding globin domain-containing protein: MTDQNWSLSEEVGGLDRLDEMMRDFYRRLFDDVMIGFFFVDTDLDEIARLQGEYTRARLGNEDVEYTGKPIRRGHQDHPILVGHFDRRHQILKDVLQDYEVPQHVFDAWIDLDLKLRDLVVRTGGEARDEMLGGGKGD, encoded by the coding sequence ATGACCGACCAAAACTGGAGCCTCTCCGAAGAGGTCGGCGGTCTCGACCGCCTCGACGAGATGATGCGCGACTTCTACCGTCGTCTCTTCGACGACGTCATGATCGGCTTCTTCTTCGTCGACACCGACCTTGACGAGATCGCCCGACTGCAGGGCGAGTACACCCGTGCTCGCCTCGGCAACGAGGACGTCGAGTACACCGGCAAGCCCATTCGGCGCGGCCACCAAGACCACCCCATCCTCGTCGGTCACTTCGACCGCCGCCACCAGATACTAAAAGACGTGCTGCAGGACTACGAAGTCCCACAGCACGTCTTCGATGCGTGGATCGATCTCGATTTGAAGCTTCGCGACCTGGTCGTTCGAACCGGCGGCGAGGCGCGAGATGAGATGTTGGGGGGAGGTAAGGGTGACTAA
- the kamB gene encoding lysine 5,6-aminomutase reactivase subunit KamB, whose protein sequence is MTTIPPNLLDEVSRLALVGVAKNCGKTTTLNFLLGSPACADRCVGLVSIGIDGESADLLIGTKKPPIHVKRGHWIVTARDALAKSTARVEYVESLGFSTPLGEVLVGRVIEEGTVVLAGVRHRGDLRKGIDVLEKHGVDLVLIDGAYGRTVAAKAELSDALIVSTGAVLSSDVDEICARTAQLVDRLALAEVEEDWQRELLGEAISQDRSLLGGQGVEPVELPSKSALLGLKRAGALWTEEIEAIAIPGLVSDSVVEHLLAVTGKGRMLLVPDGTVLQASARRLGRLERRWQVRALQPARILALSINPSGIQGHRVDAAALAHKLRERWPQICVFNPLHSAAAHA, encoded by the coding sequence ATGACGACAATCCCTCCAAATTTACTAGACGAAGTAAGCCGCCTGGCACTGGTCGGCGTGGCGAAGAACTGCGGCAAGACGACCACGCTCAACTTCTTGCTCGGCTCGCCGGCGTGCGCCGATCGGTGTGTGGGGCTGGTGTCGATCGGGATCGACGGCGAATCGGCCGATTTGCTCATCGGGACTAAGAAGCCGCCGATCCACGTGAAACGTGGCCACTGGATTGTCACGGCGCGCGATGCGCTGGCCAAGTCGACTGCGCGGGTGGAGTACGTCGAGTCGCTCGGGTTCTCGACGCCACTCGGCGAGGTGCTCGTCGGAAGGGTCATCGAGGAGGGGACCGTGGTGTTGGCGGGAGTTCGCCACCGCGGAGATTTGCGCAAGGGCATCGACGTGCTCGAGAAGCACGGGGTCGATCTCGTGCTCATCGACGGGGCGTACGGGCGCACCGTGGCCGCCAAGGCCGAGCTGAGCGATGCGCTCATCGTGTCGACCGGGGCGGTGCTGTCGAGTGACGTCGACGAGATCTGCGCGCGCACCGCGCAGTTGGTCGACCGGCTGGCGCTCGCGGAAGTCGAGGAGGACTGGCAGCGCGAGCTCTTGGGCGAGGCGATCAGCCAAGACCGTTCGCTGTTGGGCGGACAGGGGGTCGAACCGGTCGAGTTGCCCTCGAAGAGCGCTCTTTTGGGGCTCAAACGAGCGGGGGCGTTGTGGACCGAGGAGATCGAGGCCATCGCCATTCCGGGGCTCGTGAGCGACAGCGTCGTCGAGCATTTGCTCGCGGTGACGGGGAAGGGGCGTATGCTGCTCGTGCCCGACGGCACGGTGCTGCAGGCTTCTGCGCGGCGGTTGGGGCGACTCGAGCGACGCTGGCAAGTGCGCGCCCTGCAGCCGGCTCGTATTCTGGCGTTGAGCATCAACCCCAGTGGCATTCAGGGGCACCGCGTCGATGCGGCCGCATTGGCGCACAAACTGCGCGAGCGTTGGCCACAAATTTGTGTCTTTAATCCCCTTCACTCGGCGGCCGCTCACGCGTAA
- a CDS encoding M20/M25/M40 family metallo-hydrolase, translating into MSDAKKPWNESMPEDQFALMRDILAAPSPVGLEGAMTYGVLKPYFESFSQDGWKLHQFKGHAGVVLDTHPGQDEMFSVMIIGHADKIRMQVRSIGDDGKIWIDSDSFLPMTLIGHEVKVFSEDPENPGNYRTIEGGTVEALGAIHFADSALRTGDKGIKKEQLYLELQIHGENKKQQIENLGIRAGDSIILNRPIKRGFSPDTFYGAYLDNGLGCFVAAEVARLIAENGGTDNVRVMFAIASYEEIGRFGSRVFAGELNPDAIIAVDVNHDYVAAPGIGDRRFTPLEMGKGFTMSVGSIASEQLNRIIETTAKEKDIPFQRDVCGRDTGTDGMAGVLAAVDTAATSIGFPIRNMHTISETGNTSDVLAAVHAIAESVQAMDAMDDGSGKLRRQFQNNHPRLDQAEPLGHQGSDKPEGEDD; encoded by the coding sequence ATGAGTGATGCAAAGAAGCCGTGGAACGAGTCGATGCCCGAGGACCAATTTGCGCTGATGCGTGACATCCTCGCCGCTCCCAGCCCCGTGGGGCTCGAAGGGGCGATGACCTACGGCGTGCTCAAGCCGTACTTCGAGTCGTTCTCGCAGGACGGCTGGAAGCTGCACCAGTTCAAGGGCCACGCAGGCGTCGTGCTCGACACGCACCCGGGCCAGGACGAGATGTTCTCGGTCATGATCATCGGCCACGCCGACAAGATCCGCATGCAGGTGCGCTCCATTGGTGACGACGGCAAGATCTGGATCGACAGCGATTCGTTCCTGCCGATGACGCTCATCGGTCACGAGGTCAAGGTCTTCAGCGAAGATCCGGAGAATCCCGGCAACTACCGCACCATCGAGGGTGGCACCGTCGAGGCCTTGGGCGCGATTCACTTCGCCGACAGCGCGCTGCGCACCGGCGACAAGGGGATCAAGAAAGAGCAACTCTACCTCGAGCTGCAGATCCACGGTGAGAACAAAAAGCAGCAGATCGAAAACCTGGGCATTCGCGCGGGCGACTCGATCATCTTGAACCGCCCGATCAAGCGCGGCTTCAGCCCCGACACCTTCTACGGCGCGTATCTGGACAACGGCCTGGGCTGCTTCGTGGCCGCCGAGGTCGCCCGCCTCATCGCCGAGAACGGCGGCACGGACAACGTGCGCGTGATGTTCGCGATTGCGAGCTACGAGGAGATCGGCCGCTTCGGCAGCCGTGTGTTCGCCGGCGAGCTGAACCCCGACGCGATCATCGCCGTCGACGTCAACCACGACTACGTGGCCGCTCCGGGTATCGGCGACCGCCGGTTCACCCCGCTCGAGATGGGCAAGGGCTTCACGATGTCGGTCGGCTCGATTGCGAGCGAGCAGCTCAACCGCATCATCGAGACGACCGCCAAAGAGAAGGACATCCCGTTCCAGCGCGACGTCTGCGGCCGCGACACCGGCACCGACGGCATGGCCGGCGTGCTCGCCGCGGTCGACACGGCTGCGACCTCGATCGGCTTCCCGATCCGCAACATGCACACCATCTCGGAGACCGGGAACACCTCCGACGTGCTCGCCGCGGTCCACGCGATCGCCGAGTCGGTGCAGGCGATGGACGCGATGGACGACGGCAGCGGCAAGCTTCGCCGCCAGTTCCAGAACAACCACCCGCGCCTCGACCAGGCCGAGCCGCTCGGCCACCAGGGCAGCGACAAGCCCGAGGGCGAAGACGACTAA